One Streptomyces sp. SAI-135 DNA segment encodes these proteins:
- a CDS encoding sugar porter family MFS transporter, whose amino-acid sequence MTSTAQAQKSGAGAAHPDHLGHVIFIAAAAAMGGFLFGYDSSVINGAVEAIRDRYDIGSAALAQVIAIALIGCAIGAATAGRIADRIGRIRCMQISAVLFTVSAVGSALPFALYDLAFWRIVGGFAIGMASVIGPAYIAEVAPPAYRGRLGSFQQAAIVIGIAISQLVNWGLLNAAGGDQRGKLMGLEAWQVMLGVMVIPAVLYGLLSFAIPESPRFLISVGKHERAREILAEVEGDKIDLNARVAEIEHAMKSEHKSTFKDLLGGSFFFKPIVWVGIGLSVFQQFVGINVAFYYSSTLWQSVGVDPTDSFFYSFTTSIINIVGTVIAMIFVDRVGRRPLALIGSVGMVIGLALEAWAFSFDLVDGKLPAAQGWTALIAAHVFVLFFALSWGVVVWVFLGEMFPNRIRAAALGVAASAQWIANWAITASFPSLADWNLSATYVIYTVFAALSIPFVLKYVKETKGKKLEEMG is encoded by the coding sequence GTGACCAGCACAGCGCAGGCGCAGAAGTCAGGAGCCGGAGCGGCTCATCCCGATCATCTCGGGCATGTCATCTTCATCGCGGCGGCGGCCGCGATGGGCGGTTTCCTCTTCGGTTACGACAGCTCCGTGATCAACGGCGCGGTCGAGGCCATCCGGGACCGCTACGACATCGGTTCCGCGGCCCTGGCGCAGGTCATCGCCATCGCCCTGATCGGCTGCGCGATCGGCGCGGCGACCGCAGGCCGCATCGCGGACCGCATCGGCCGTATCCGCTGCATGCAGATCTCGGCCGTCCTCTTCACGGTCAGCGCCGTCGGTTCCGCGCTGCCCTTCGCGCTGTACGACCTGGCGTTCTGGCGGATCGTCGGCGGCTTCGCCATCGGCATGGCCTCGGTCATCGGCCCCGCCTACATCGCCGAGGTCGCCCCGCCCGCCTACCGCGGCCGTCTCGGCTCCTTCCAGCAGGCCGCGATCGTCATCGGCATCGCCATCTCGCAGCTGGTCAACTGGGGTCTGCTGAACGCCGCCGGCGGCGACCAGCGCGGCAAGCTGATGGGACTTGAGGCCTGGCAGGTCATGCTCGGCGTCATGGTGATCCCGGCCGTCCTGTACGGACTGCTCTCCTTCGCCATCCCCGAGTCCCCGCGGTTCCTGATCTCCGTCGGCAAGCACGAGCGGGCCCGCGAGATCCTCGCCGAGGTCGAGGGCGACAAGATCGACCTGAACGCCCGGGTCGCCGAGATCGAGCACGCCATGAAGAGCGAGCACAAGTCGACCTTCAAGGACCTGCTCGGCGGCTCCTTCTTCTTCAAGCCGATCGTCTGGGTCGGCATCGGCCTGTCGGTCTTCCAGCAGTTCGTCGGCATCAACGTCGCGTTCTACTACTCCTCGACGCTGTGGCAGTCGGTCGGCGTGGACCCGACGGACTCGTTCTTCTACTCCTTCACCACGTCGATCATCAACATCGTCGGCACCGTGATCGCGATGATCTTCGTGGACCGCGTCGGCCGCCGCCCGCTCGCCCTGATCGGCTCGGTCGGCATGGTGATCGGTCTGGCGCTGGAGGCCTGGGCGTTCTCCTTCGACCTCGTCGACGGCAAGCTGCCGGCCGCACAGGGCTGGACCGCCCTGATCGCCGCCCACGTCTTCGTCCTCTTCTTCGCCCTGTCCTGGGGTGTGGTCGTCTGGGTCTTCCTCGGCGAGATGTTCCCGAACCGGATCCGCGCCGCCGCGCTCGGTGTGGCCGCGTCCGCGCAGTGGATCGCCAACTGGGCCATCACCGCGAGCTTCCCGTCGCTCGCCGACTGGAACCTCTCCGCGACCTACGTGATCTACACGGTGTTCGCCGCCCTCTCCATCCCGTTCGTCCTCAAGTACGTCAAGGAGACGAAGGGCAAGAAGCTGGAGGAGATGGGCTGA
- a CDS encoding LLM class flavin-dependent oxidoreductase — translation MPVTVVRFNLVEPGATPASLSARYRAALDMAAYADEHGITTVQTEEHHGVDNNWLPSPFAFAGAVFGATRRIAVTVSAVIGPLHDPLRLAEEIAVLDLLSGGRLVTVAGIGYRPEEYALFDVEWRRRGRIQDELLETLLKAWTGEEFEYRGRTVRITPRPLTDPHPLLLVGGSSKAAARRAARLGLPFFPSAHLPELEAYYKERLVEYGTEGWTMMPTAETPLLHIAEDPDRTWAAYGGHFLHEAQTYASWQSGDIRSAVRSAATSVDELREEGVYRILTPDQCVELGLDNLVLHPLAGGMPVEEGWRSLRLFAERVIPALGG, via the coding sequence ATGCCCGTCACGGTCGTCCGTTTCAACCTCGTCGAGCCCGGCGCGACACCCGCCTCCCTCAGCGCCCGCTACCGGGCCGCCCTGGACATGGCCGCGTACGCCGACGAGCACGGCATCACCACCGTGCAGACCGAGGAGCACCACGGCGTCGACAACAACTGGCTGCCCTCGCCGTTCGCCTTCGCGGGCGCGGTGTTCGGCGCGACGCGCAGGATCGCGGTCACGGTCTCCGCCGTGATCGGCCCGCTGCACGACCCGCTCCGCCTGGCCGAGGAGATCGCCGTACTGGATCTGCTGAGCGGCGGGCGGCTGGTGACGGTCGCCGGGATCGGGTACCGCCCCGAGGAGTACGCCCTGTTCGACGTGGAGTGGAGGCGCCGGGGCAGGATCCAGGACGAGCTCCTGGAGACCCTCCTCAAGGCCTGGACCGGCGAGGAGTTCGAGTACCGCGGTCGCACGGTACGGATCACCCCGCGCCCGCTCACCGACCCGCACCCCCTCCTCCTGGTCGGCGGCTCCTCCAAGGCCGCCGCCCGCCGGGCCGCCCGCCTGGGCCTGCCCTTCTTCCCCAGCGCGCATCTGCCGGAGCTGGAGGCGTACTACAAGGAGCGGCTGGTGGAGTACGGCACCGAGGGCTGGACCATGATGCCGACGGCCGAGACACCGCTGCTGCACATCGCCGAGGACCCGGACCGCACCTGGGCGGCGTACGGCGGCCACTTCCTGCACGAGGCACAGACGTACGCCTCCTGGCAGTCCGGGGACATCCGCTCGGCGGTCCGTTCGGCGGCCACCTCGGTGGACGAGCTGCGCGAGGAGGGCGTGTACCGGATCCTCACCCCGGACCAGTGCGTGGAGCTGGGCCTCGACAACCTCGTCCTGCATCCGCTGGCGGGCGGGATGCCGGTGGAGGAGGGCTGGCGGAGTCTGCGGCTGTTCGCGGAGCGGGTGATCCCGGCACTGGGCGGCTGA
- the ftsY gene encoding signal recognition particle-docking protein FtsY, with amino-acid sequence METVILAVVIAVVVLGVLGGLVVGSRRKKPLPPPPPAAPDITAPPAEPHVGDEAETPRDEARRTIEEVDLPDGSAPPVTEELPAAAGIEIPEPTAGRLVRLRTRLSRSQNALGKGLLTLLSREHLDDDTWEEIEDILLTADVGVAPTQELVDGLRERVKVLGTRTPDELRGLLREELLKLVGTEVDRTVRTEPEDRKPGIVMVVGVNGTGKTTTTGKLARVLVADGRTVVLGAADTFRAAAADQLQTWGERVGAHTVRGPEAGDPASVAFDAVKEGKEMGVDVVLIDTAGRLHTKTGLMDELGKVKRVVEKHAPLDEVLLVLDATTGQNGLVQARVFAEVVDITGIVLTKLDGTAKGGIVVAVQRELGVPVKLIGLGEGADDLAPFEPEAFVDALIGD; translated from the coding sequence ATGGAAACCGTCATCCTTGCTGTAGTCATCGCCGTGGTCGTGCTCGGTGTGCTCGGCGGGCTCGTCGTCGGCAGCCGGCGCAAGAAGCCGCTGCCCCCGCCGCCCCCCGCCGCCCCCGACATCACCGCCCCTCCGGCCGAGCCGCACGTCGGCGACGAGGCCGAGACGCCGCGCGACGAAGCGCGCCGGACCATTGAGGAGGTGGATCTCCCGGACGGCTCCGCGCCGCCCGTCACCGAAGAGCTCCCGGCGGCGGCCGGGATCGAGATCCCGGAGCCCACCGCCGGACGCCTGGTCCGGCTGCGCACCCGGCTCTCCCGCTCGCAGAACGCGCTCGGCAAGGGGCTGCTCACGCTCCTGTCGCGCGAGCACCTCGACGACGACACCTGGGAGGAGATCGAGGACATCCTCCTCACCGCCGACGTCGGCGTGGCCCCCACCCAGGAGCTGGTCGACGGGCTGCGTGAGCGGGTGAAGGTGCTCGGCACCCGGACCCCCGACGAACTGCGCGGACTGCTCCGCGAGGAGCTGCTCAAGCTGGTCGGCACCGAGGTCGACCGCACGGTGCGCACCGAGCCGGAGGACCGCAAGCCCGGCATCGTGATGGTCGTCGGGGTCAACGGCACCGGCAAGACCACCACCACCGGCAAGCTCGCACGCGTGCTCGTCGCCGACGGGCGGACCGTCGTGCTCGGCGCCGCCGACACCTTCCGGGCCGCCGCCGCCGACCAGCTCCAGACCTGGGGCGAGCGGGTGGGCGCCCACACCGTGCGCGGGCCGGAGGCCGGCGACCCCGCCTCCGTCGCCTTCGACGCGGTGAAGGAGGGCAAGGAGATGGGGGTCGACGTGGTCCTCATCGACACCGCGGGGCGCCTGCACACCAAGACCGGCCTCATGGACGAGCTCGGCAAGGTCAAGCGGGTCGTCGAGAAGCACGCCCCGCTCGACGAGGTGCTGCTGGTGCTGGACGCCACGACGGGACAGAACGGCCTGGTGCAGGCCCGCGTCTTCGCCGAGGTCGTCGACATCACCGGCATCGTCCTGACCAAGCTGGACGGCACGGCCAAGGGCGGCATCGTGGTCGCGGTCCAGCGCGAGCTGGGCGTACCGGTCAAGCTGATCGGCCTCGGCGAGGGCGCGGACGATCTGGCGCCGTTCGAGCCGGAGGCGTTCGTGGATGCCCTCATCGGCGACTGA
- a CDS encoding bifunctional DNA primase/polymerase, whose product MGFTIGGIREIRSGTRRRGRSSECTAVAEFTGLWGWDVVPGARASVGACSCGRADCPHPGAHPLGFAPPVPAGATLDDVTKAWSEFPGASVMLPVGRAFDVVEVAEPAGRRALVRLERMGLPLGPVTATPEGRAQFFVAPGAAADLPELLYRMGWDDPTSLDLRGLGPGTYITAPPSDRGGLGPVQWLRPPSLDTASRPPAARLLLGTLAYVAHRSRA is encoded by the coding sequence ATGGGCTTCACGATCGGCGGCATTCGGGAGATTCGTTCCGGTACGCGCAGGCGCGGCCGCTCCTCGGAGTGCACCGCCGTCGCCGAGTTCACCGGACTCTGGGGCTGGGACGTCGTGCCGGGAGCGCGCGCCTCGGTCGGCGCCTGCTCCTGCGGCCGCGCGGACTGCCCTCACCCCGGCGCCCACCCCCTCGGCTTCGCGCCCCCGGTCCCGGCCGGTGCCACGCTCGACGACGTGACCAAGGCGTGGTCCGAGTTCCCCGGTGCCTCCGTGATGCTGCCGGTCGGCCGCGCCTTCGACGTCGTCGAGGTCGCCGAGCCGGCCGGGCGGCGCGCCCTGGTCCGCCTGGAGCGCATGGGCCTGCCCCTGGGCCCGGTGACGGCGACCCCCGAGGGCCGCGCCCAGTTCTTCGTCGCCCCCGGCGCCGCGGCCGACCTGCCCGAACTCCTCTACCGCATGGGCTGGGACGACCCGACCTCCCTGGACCTGCGGGGCCTCGGCCCCGGCACGTACATCACGGCTCCCCCGTCGGACCGCGGCGGCCTGGGACCCGTCCAGTGGCTGCGGCCGCCCTCGCTGGACACGGCGAGCAGGCCGCCGGCGGCCCGTCTGCTGCTGGGGACGCTGGCCTACGTGGCACACCGGTCGCGCGCATAG
- a CDS encoding ammonium transporter translates to MAPAITLAADKLSVANTGFMLICSALVLIMTPGLAFFYGGMVRVKSTLNMLMMSFISMGIVTILWVVYGFSLAFGTDHGSLIGWESDFFGWTGIDKGDIWSGYTIPVLAFAVFQMMFAIITPALISGAIADRVKFSAWALFVALWATVVYFPVAHWVWGTGGWAFELGVIDFAGGTAVHINAGAAALGVILVIGKRVGFKKDPMRPHSLPLVMLGAGLLWFGWFGFNAGSWLGNDDGVGSLMFVNTQIATAAAMLAWLIYEKIRHGAFTTLGAASGAVAGLVAITPSGGAVTPIGAICVGAIAGVACAAAVGLKYRFNYDDSLDVVGVHMVGGVVGSLLIGFFASGTGQSDVKGLFYGGNADQLWKQCAGVFAVLAYSLVASAILAFLLDKTIGMRVEEDEEISGIDQAEHAETAYDFSGAGGGAARTSVAAPVADAGKKVDA, encoded by the coding sequence ATGGCACCAGCCATCACGCTCGCCGCAGACAAGCTGTCTGTGGCCAACACAGGCTTCATGTTGATCTGTTCCGCCCTGGTGCTGATCATGACGCCCGGTCTCGCCTTCTTCTACGGAGGCATGGTCCGGGTCAAGAGCACCCTCAACATGCTGATGATGAGCTTCATCAGCATGGGTATCGTCACCATCCTGTGGGTGGTCTACGGCTTCTCCCTGGCGTTCGGTACGGACCACGGCTCGCTCATCGGCTGGGAATCCGACTTCTTCGGATGGACCGGTATCGACAAGGGCGACATCTGGTCCGGGTACACGATCCCGGTTCTCGCCTTCGCCGTCTTCCAGATGATGTTCGCGATCATCACGCCGGCCCTGATAAGCGGTGCGATCGCCGACCGCGTGAAGTTCTCCGCCTGGGCGCTCTTCGTCGCGCTGTGGGCGACGGTCGTGTACTTCCCGGTCGCCCACTGGGTATGGGGCACCGGCGGCTGGGCCTTCGAGCTCGGTGTGATCGACTTCGCCGGTGGTACCGCGGTCCACATCAACGCCGGTGCCGCGGCGCTCGGCGTGATCCTGGTCATCGGCAAGCGCGTCGGCTTCAAGAAGGACCCGATGCGCCCGCACAGCCTGCCGCTGGTCATGCTCGGCGCCGGTCTGCTGTGGTTCGGCTGGTTCGGCTTCAACGCCGGCTCGTGGCTCGGCAACGACGACGGCGTCGGCTCCCTGATGTTCGTCAACACGCAGATCGCCACCGCGGCCGCGATGCTCGCCTGGCTCATCTACGAGAAGATCCGCCACGGCGCGTTCACCACGCTGGGCGCCGCCTCCGGCGCGGTCGCCGGTCTGGTCGCCATCACCCCCTCCGGTGGTGCGGTCACCCCGATCGGCGCGATCTGCGTCGGCGCCATCGCCGGTGTCGCCTGCGCCGCGGCCGTCGGCCTGAAGTACCGGTTCAACTACGACGACTCCCTGGACGTCGTCGGCGTCCACATGGTCGGCGGTGTCGTCGGCTCCCTGCTGATCGGCTTCTTCGCCAGCGGCACGGGCCAGTCCGACGTCAAGGGCCTCTTCTACGGCGGTAACGCGGACCAGCTCTGGAAGCAGTGCGCCGGTGTCTTCGCGGTCCTCGCCTACTCCCTGGTCGCCTCCGCGATCCTCGCCTTCCTGCTCGACAAGACGATCGGCATGCGGGTCGAGGAGGACGAGGAGATCTCGGGCATCGACCAGGCCGAGCACGCCGAGACCGCATACGACTTCAGCGGTGCCGGTGGCGGCGCCGCCCGGACCTCCGTCGCGGCCCCCGTCGCCGACGCGGGCAAGAAGGTGGACGCATGA
- a CDS encoding P-II family nitrogen regulator: MKLITAVVKPHRLDEIKEALQAFGVHGLTVTEASGYGRQRGHTEVYRGAEYTVDLVPKIRIEVLAEDDDAEQLIDVIVKAARTGKIGDGKVWSLPVETAVRVRTGERGPDAL; encoded by the coding sequence ATGAAGCTCATCACCGCCGTCGTCAAGCCGCACCGGCTCGACGAGATCAAGGAAGCCCTCCAGGCCTTCGGAGTCCACGGCCTGACGGTCACCGAGGCGAGCGGTTACGGTCGTCAGCGGGGCCACACAGAGGTCTACCGCGGTGCCGAGTACACCGTGGACCTGGTCCCGAAGATCCGCATCGAGGTCCTCGCCGAGGACGACGACGCCGAGCAGCTGATCGACGTCATCGTCAAGGCGGCCCGTACCGGCAAGATCGGTGACGGCAAGGTCTGGTCCCTGCCGGTCGAGACGGCCGTACGGGTCCGGACGGGCGAGCGCGGCCCGGACGCGCTCTGA
- a CDS encoding [protein-PII] uridylyltransferase produces the protein MTSTNVRKDAEDSGPSGYAAARLRLLQEGARSGPPRRSALAELTDDWLSGLFTAGAEKLRGVSLIAVGGYGRAELSPRSDLDLVLLHDGSDSDAVAALADRIWYPVWDLGLALDHSVRTPAEARKTAAEDLKVQLGLLDARHLAGDLGLTAGLRTAVLADWRNQAPKRLPELQELCAERAERQGELQYLLEPDLKEARGGLRDATALRAVAASWLADAPREGLDDARRRLLDVRDALHLATGRATDRLALQEQDQVAAELGLLDADTLLRQVYEAARVISYASDVTWREVGRVLRSRAVRPRLRAMLGGGKQVAERSPLAEGVVEQDGEVVLARAARPDRDPVLPLRAAAAAAQAGLPLSLHAVRRMAAGVRPLPTPWPAEAREQLVTLLGSGQPTIDVWEALEAEGLITRMLPDWERVRCRPQRNAVHIWTVDRHLIETAVRASEFTRRVHRPDLLLVAALLHDIGKGWPGDHSVAGEIIARDVAARIGFDRDDVAVLATLVRHHLLLVDTATRRDLEDPATVRSVAEAVGSQGTLELLHALTEADALATGPAAWSSWRGSLVADLVKRVAAVLAGDAPDEPEAAAPTAEQERLAIEAVATGGPVLSLRAQTEPPVDAQPSGDPEPLGVELVIAVPDQPGVLPAVAGVLAVHRLTVRTAELSAQDLPDGVDGSVLLLNWRVAAQYGSLPQAARLRADLVRVLDGSLDVAGRLAERDAAYPRRRGVVAPPARVTVAPAASRHATVIEVRAQDAPGLLFRIGRALEDAGVRMRSAHVSTLGANAVDAFYVTDGKGAPLGAGEAAAVARKLEETLRA, from the coding sequence GTGACGAGCACGAACGTGCGCAAGGATGCAGAGGACTCGGGACCCAGCGGCTATGCGGCGGCCCGGCTGCGCCTCCTCCAGGAGGGGGCGCGGTCCGGGCCGCCGCGCCGTTCCGCCCTCGCCGAACTGACGGACGACTGGCTCTCGGGACTGTTCACCGCGGGCGCCGAGAAGCTGCGCGGGGTCTCCCTGATCGCCGTCGGCGGCTACGGCCGCGCCGAGCTGTCACCCCGCAGCGACCTCGACCTGGTCCTGCTGCACGACGGCAGCGACTCGGACGCGGTCGCCGCTCTGGCCGACCGCATCTGGTACCCCGTGTGGGACCTCGGCCTCGCCCTCGACCACTCCGTGCGGACCCCCGCCGAGGCCCGCAAGACGGCCGCGGAGGATCTGAAGGTCCAGCTCGGCCTCCTGGACGCCCGTCACCTCGCCGGTGATCTGGGACTGACGGCGGGTCTGCGCACGGCCGTCCTCGCCGACTGGCGCAACCAGGCGCCCAAGCGTCTCCCCGAGCTCCAGGAGCTGTGCGCCGAACGCGCCGAGCGCCAGGGCGAGCTGCAGTACCTCCTCGAACCCGACCTCAAGGAGGCCCGCGGCGGACTCCGGGACGCCACCGCCCTGCGGGCCGTCGCCGCCTCCTGGCTGGCCGACGCCCCGCGCGAGGGCCTCGACGACGCCCGGCGCCGGCTGCTCGACGTCCGGGACGCGCTGCACCTGGCCACGGGCCGCGCGACCGACCGGCTCGCGCTCCAGGAGCAGGACCAGGTCGCCGCCGAACTGGGACTCCTGGACGCCGACACCCTGCTGCGGCAGGTCTACGAGGCTGCCCGGGTCATCTCCTACGCCAGTGACGTCACCTGGCGCGAGGTGGGGCGCGTGCTCAGGTCGCGTGCCGTGCGGCCGCGCCTGCGCGCCATGCTCGGGGGCGGCAAACAGGTCGCCGAGAGGTCGCCCCTGGCGGAGGGCGTTGTCGAGCAGGACGGCGAGGTGGTGCTCGCCCGGGCCGCGCGCCCCGACCGGGACCCCGTGCTCCCGCTGCGCGCCGCGGCCGCCGCCGCACAGGCCGGACTCCCGCTCTCCCTGCACGCCGTGCGGCGCATGGCGGCCGGAGTGCGCCCGCTGCCCACGCCCTGGCCCGCCGAGGCCCGCGAACAGCTCGTCACCCTGCTCGGTTCCGGTCAGCCCACCATCGACGTCTGGGAGGCGCTGGAGGCCGAGGGACTGATCACCCGGATGCTGCCCGACTGGGAGCGGGTCCGCTGCCGCCCCCAGCGCAACGCCGTGCACATCTGGACCGTCGACCGGCACCTGATCGAGACGGCCGTGCGCGCCTCGGAGTTCACCCGGCGCGTCCACCGCCCCGACCTGCTGCTCGTCGCCGCGCTGCTGCACGACATCGGCAAGGGCTGGCCCGGCGACCACTCGGTGGCCGGCGAGATCATCGCCCGCGATGTGGCCGCGAGGATCGGCTTCGACCGCGACGACGTGGCCGTCCTCGCGACCCTCGTACGGCACCACCTGCTGCTCGTGGACACCGCGACCCGGCGTGACCTGGAGGACCCGGCCACCGTGCGCTCGGTCGCCGAGGCGGTCGGGTCGCAGGGCACCCTGGAGCTGCTGCACGCGCTGACCGAGGCCGACGCCCTGGCCACCGGGCCGGCCGCCTGGTCGTCCTGGCGGGGCTCGCTCGTCGCCGACCTGGTCAAGCGGGTGGCCGCGGTGCTCGCCGGGGACGCCCCCGACGAACCGGAGGCCGCCGCGCCCACCGCCGAGCAGGAGCGGCTCGCCATCGAGGCGGTCGCGACCGGCGGCCCGGTGCTGTCCCTGCGCGCCCAGACCGAGCCGCCCGTGGACGCCCAGCCCTCGGGCGACCCGGAACCGCTCGGCGTGGAGCTCGTGATCGCCGTACCGGACCAGCCGGGTGTGCTGCCCGCGGTCGCCGGAGTGCTGGCCGTGCACCGGCTGACCGTGCGCACCGCGGAACTGAGCGCCCAGGACCTGCCCGACGGCGTCGACGGCTCCGTGCTCCTGCTGAACTGGCGGGTCGCCGCCCAGTACGGCTCGCTGCCCCAGGCGGCCCGGCTGCGCGCCGACCTCGTACGGGTCCTGGACGGCTCGCTGGACGTCGCCGGGCGCCTCGCCGAGCGGGACGCCGCCTATCCGCGGCGCCGGGGTGTCGTCGCGCCCCCCGCGCGCGTGACGGTCGCCCCGGCCGCCTCCCGGCACGCCACGGTGATCGAGGTGCGCGCCCAGGACGCCCCCGGGCTGCTGTTCCGGATCGGACGCGCGCTGGAGGACGCCGGGGTGCGGATGCGCAGCGCGCACGTGTCGACGCTGGGCGCCAACGCGGTGGACGCCTTCTACGTCACCGACGGCAAGGGCGCCCCGCTCGGGGCCGGTGAAGCGGCGGCCGTGGCCCGGAAGCTGGAGGAGACCCTGCGGGCCTGA
- the ffh gene encoding signal recognition particle protein has translation MFDTLSDRLSATFKNLRGKGRLSEADIDATAREIRIALLEADVALPVVRSFIKNVKERALGADVSRALNPAQQVLKIVNEELVTILGGETRRLRFAKNPPTVIMLAGLQGAGKTTLAGKLGRWLKEQGHSPLLVAADLQRPNAVNQLSVVAERAGVAVYAPEPGNGVGDPVKVAKDSIEHAKAKVHDIVIVDTAGRLGIDQELMQQAADIRDAVSPDEILFVVDAMIGQDAVNTAEAFRDGVGFDGVVLSKLDGDARGGAALSIRQITGKPIMFASNGEKLEDFDAFHPDRMASRILDMGDLLTLIEQAEKTFSQEEAEKMASKLASKKGQDFTLDDFLAQMEQVRKMGSISKLLGMLPGMGQIKDQINNLDERDVDRTAAIIKSMTPAERQEPTIINGSRRARIAKGSGVEVSAVKNLVERFFEARKMMSRMAQGGGMPGMPGMPGMGGGPGRARKQPKKAKGKQRSGNPMKRKQQEQEEAARRAAQAGSAFGVPGQQAPQDFELPDEFKKFMG, from the coding sequence GTGTTCGATACTCTTTCCGATCGCCTCTCAGCGACTTTCAAGAACCTGCGCGGCAAGGGACGGCTCTCCGAGGCGGACATCGACGCCACCGCGCGCGAGATCCGGATCGCGCTCCTCGAGGCGGACGTGGCCCTGCCGGTCGTCCGGTCGTTCATCAAGAACGTCAAGGAGCGCGCCCTCGGTGCCGACGTCTCCCGGGCGCTGAACCCCGCCCAGCAGGTCCTGAAGATCGTGAACGAGGAGCTCGTCACGATCCTCGGCGGCGAGACCCGGCGCCTCAGGTTCGCCAAGAACCCGCCCACCGTGATCATGCTGGCGGGTCTCCAGGGTGCCGGTAAGACGACCCTCGCGGGCAAGCTCGGCCGGTGGCTGAAGGAGCAGGGCCACTCGCCGCTGCTCGTCGCCGCCGACCTCCAGCGCCCCAACGCCGTCAACCAGCTCAGCGTGGTCGCCGAGCGCGCCGGGGTCGCGGTCTACGCCCCGGAGCCGGGCAACGGCGTCGGTGACCCGGTCAAGGTCGCCAAGGACTCCATCGAGCACGCCAAGGCGAAGGTCCACGACATCGTGATCGTGGACACCGCGGGCCGTCTCGGTATCGACCAGGAGCTGATGCAGCAGGCCGCGGACATCCGCGACGCCGTCAGCCCCGACGAGATCCTCTTCGTCGTCGACGCGATGATCGGTCAGGACGCGGTCAACACCGCCGAGGCCTTCCGTGACGGCGTCGGCTTCGACGGCGTGGTGCTCTCCAAGCTCGACGGCGACGCCCGCGGTGGCGCGGCCCTGTCGATCCGGCAGATCACCGGCAAGCCGATCATGTTCGCCTCCAACGGCGAGAAGCTGGAGGACTTCGACGCCTTCCACCCCGACCGGATGGCCTCCCGCATCCTCGACATGGGTGACCTGCTCACCCTGATCGAGCAGGCGGAGAAGACGTTCAGTCAGGAAGAGGCCGAGAAGATGGCCTCCAAGCTGGCGTCCAAGAAGGGCCAGGACTTCACCCTGGACGACTTCCTGGCCCAGATGGAGCAGGTCCGCAAGATGGGCAGCATCTCCAAGCTGCTCGGCATGCTCCCGGGCATGGGCCAGATCAAGGACCAGATCAACAACCTGGACGAGCGGGACGTCGACCGCACCGCCGCCATCATCAAGTCGATGACCCCGGCCGAGCGCCAGGAACCGACCATCATCAACGGCTCGCGCCGCGCCCGTATCGCCAAGGGTTCCGGTGTCGAGGTCAGCGCGGTCAAGAACCTCGTCGAGCGCTTCTTCGAGGCCCGCAAGATGATGTCCCGCATGGCCCAGGGAGGCGGGATGCCGGGCATGCCCGGGATGCCGGGCATGGGCGGCGGTCCCGGCCGCGCCAGGAAGCAGCCCAAGAAGGCCAAGGGCAAGCAGCGCTCCGGCAACCCGATGAAGCGCAAGCAGCAGGAGCAGGAGGAGGCCGCCCGCAGGGCCGCCCAGGCCGGCAGCGCCTTCGGGGTGCCCGGCCAGCAGGCCCCGCAGGACTTCGAGCTGCCGGACGAGTTCAAGAAGTTCATGGGCTGA
- a CDS encoding SAM-dependent methyltransferase, protein MTPTLVRQHLASTRGASRADLGARARDWSEIQERMLVPLYEAVYERLEVGPATRLLGLGCGSGLALLMAASRGAAVAGVEPSSPERLALARERLQPEAWGTRARAGARLVEAAPGDTSEARTAPYTLVTAFEPIGCLAGDGEGLGELLASATPLAARGAPVVLVGWGPPERCATSSVLRVATKLADPLRGTGRWRPALRDDLEEVAQRAGLRPDGSGRVSCPFGYADLDSALKGLLSTGLFDAAITATDRAQVDKEVTEALHPHQRRDGTVWMPNVFRYLIARTP, encoded by the coding sequence ATGACACCTACGCTCGTGCGGCAGCACCTGGCCTCGACGAGAGGGGCGTCCCGTGCGGACCTCGGTGCACGCGCGCGTGACTGGTCCGAGATCCAGGAGCGGATGCTGGTTCCGCTGTACGAGGCCGTCTACGAGCGACTGGAAGTGGGCCCTGCGACGCGGCTGTTGGGGCTTGGCTGCGGCAGCGGGCTCGCCCTGCTGATGGCCGCCTCCAGAGGCGCCGCGGTCGCCGGTGTCGAACCGTCCTCCCCCGAGCGGCTGGCGCTCGCGCGGGAGCGGCTGCAGCCGGAGGCGTGGGGCACGCGCGCGCGTGCCGGCGCCAGGCTGGTCGAGGCAGCGCCCGGGGACACCTCCGAGGCCCGGACCGCCCCGTACACCCTCGTCACCGCCTTCGAGCCGATCGGGTGTCTCGCGGGCGACGGGGAAGGGCTCGGTGAGCTGCTGGCCTCGGCGACACCGCTCGCCGCCCGGGGGGCGCCCGTGGTGCTCGTCGGCTGGGGTCCGCCGGAGCGGTGTGCCACGTCGTCCGTGCTGCGGGTGGCCACCAAGCTGGCGGATCCGCTGCGCGGCACGGGCAGGTGGCGCCCGGCCCTGCGCGACGACCTGGAGGAGGTCGCCCAGCGGGCCGGCCTCAGGCCCGACGGCTCGGGACGGGTCTCCTGCCCCTTCGGCTACGCCGACCTCGACAGCGCGCTCAAGGGGCTGCTGTCGACGGGACTGTTCGACGCGGCGATCACGGCGACCGACCGGGCCCAGGTGGACAAGGAAGTGACGGAGGCGCTCCATCCGCATCAGCGCCGGGACGGCACCGTGTGGATGCCGAACGTGTTCCGGTACCTGATCGCGCGCACGCCGTAG